A region of Arabidopsis thaliana chromosome 5, partial sequence DNA encodes the following proteins:
- a CDS encoding DNA ligase (DUF630 and DUF632) (INVOLVED IN: N-terminal protein myristoylation; EXPRESSED IN: 20 plant structures; EXPRESSED DURING: 13 growth stages; CONTAINS InterPro DOMAIN/s: Protein of unknown function DUF630 (InterPro:IPR006868), Protein of unknown function DUF632 (InterPro:IPR006867), Actin-binding FH2 (InterPro:IPR015425); BEST Arabidopsis thaliana protein match is: unknown protein (TAIR:AT1G52320.2); Has 1807 Blast hits to 1807 proteins in 277 species: Archae - 0; Bacteria - 0; Metazoa - 736; Fungi - 347; Plants - 385; Viruses - 0; Other Eukaryotes - 339 (source: NCBI BLink).), with the protein MGCAQSRVDNEEAVARCKERRNVIKEAVSASKAFAAGHFAYAIALKNTGAALSDYGHGESDQKALDDVLLDQQHYEKQSRNNVDPASPQPPPPPPIENLPPPPPPLPKFSPSPIKRAISLPSMAVRGRKVQTLDGMAIEEEEEDEEEEEEVKGSGRDTAQEEEEPRTPENVGKSNGRKRLEKTTPEIVSASPANSMAWDYFFMVENMPGPNLDDREVRNGYENQSSHFQFNEEDDEEEEEEERSGIYRKKSGSGKVVEEMEPKTPEKVEEEEEEDEEEDEEEEEEEEEEVVVEVKKKKKGKAKIEHSSTAPPEFRRAVAKTSAAASSSVNLMKILDEIDDRFLKASECAQEVSKMLEATRLHYHSNFADNRGYVDHSARVMRVITWNKSLRGISNGEGGKDDQESDEHETHATVLDKLLAWEKKLYDEVKQGELMKIEYQKKVSLLNRHKKRGASAETVEKTKAAVSHLHTRYIVDMQSMDSTVSEVNRLRDDQLYPRLVALVEGMAKMWTNMCIHHDTQLGIVGELKALEISTSLKETTKQHHHQTRQFCTVLEEWHVQFDTLVTHQKQYINSLNNWLKLNLIPIESSLKEKVSSPPRPQRPPIQALLHSWHDRLEKLPDEVAKSAISSFAAVIKTILLHQEEEMKLKEKCEETRREFIRKKQGFEDWYQKHLQKRGPTEEAEGGDDATTSSRDHVTERRIAVETLKKRLEEEEEAHQRHCVQVREKSLNSLKIRLPEIFRALSDYAHACADSYEKLRIISQSQKSNGGATESS; encoded by the exons ATGGGTTGTGCTCAATCTAGGGTTGATAACGAAGAAGCAGTAGCTAGATGCAAAGAACGACGAAACGTAATCAAAGAAGCAGTTTCCGCAAGCAAAGCATTCGCCGCCGGTCATTTCGCTTACGCTATTGCTTTGAAAAACACTGGTGCTGCTTTAAGTGACTATGGCCATGGCGAATCTGATCAAAAAGCTTTAGACGATGTGTTGTTAGATCAACAACATTACGAGAAACAGAGTCGTAACAATGTAGATCCGGCTTCTCCTCAGccacctcctccaccgcctATTGAGAatcttcctcctccgcctccTCCTTTGCCTAAATTCTCTCCTTCTCCGATTAAACGTGCGATTAGTTTGCCTTCTATGGCGGTTAGAGGTCGAAAGGTTCAGACTTTAGATGGTATGGCgattgaggaagaggaagaagatgaagaggaggaagaggaagttaAGGGTAGTGGTAGAGACACTGCtcaggaggaggaggaaccGAGAACGCCGGAGAATGTTGGGAAGAGTAATGGGAGGAAGAGATTGGAGAAAACAACGCCGGAGATTGTGAGTGCTTCTCCGGCAAATAGTATGGCTTGGGATTATTTTTTCATGGTGGAGAATATGCCTGGACCTAATTTAGATGATAGAGAGGTTAGGAATGGTTATGAGAATCAGAGTAGTCATTTTCAGTTTaatgaagaggatgatgaagaagaagaggaagaggaaagatCTGGGATATATCGGAAGAAGTCTGGTTCTGGTAAAGTAGTTGAGGAGATGGAGCCTAAGACGCCGgagaaagttgaagaagaagaggaggaagatgaggaagaggatgaggaagaggaagaggaggaggaagaagaagtggtggtggaggtaaagaagaagaagaaagggaaagCTAAGATTGAGCATTCGAGTACTGCTCCACCGGAGTTTCGGCGTGCGGTTGCTAAGACTAGTGCTGCTGCATCATCAAGTGTGAATTTGATGAAGATTCTTGATGAGATTGATGATAGATTCCTTAAGGCTTCAGAATGTGCTCAAGAGGTTTCTAAGATGCTTGAAGCTACAAGGTTACATTACCACTCGAATTTTGCAGATAACCGAG GATATGTTGATCATTCAGCTAGAGTAATGCGGGTTATAACTTGGAATAAATCGTTAAGAGGCATTTCGAATGGAGAAGGTGGAAAAGATGATCAAGAATCAGATGAGCATGAAACTCATGCTACGGTGTTGGATAAATTGTTAGCATGGGAGAAGAAACTCTATGATGAAGTGAAG CAAGGTGAGCTTATGAAGATAGAGTATCAGAAGAAGGTATCTTTACTCAACAGGCATAAGAAACGAGGTGCGAGTGCAGAGACCGTGGAGAAAACAAAGGCGGCTGTAAGTCATCTACACACAAGATATATTGTTGACATGCAATCCATGGATTCAACGGTTTCTGAAGTAAACCGTTTAAGGGATGATCAATTGTATCCAAGACTTGTTGCCTTAGTTGAAGG GATGGCGAAGATGTGGACAAACATGTGTATACACCACGACACCCAACTAGGTATTGTTGGAGAGCTAAAGGCCCTTGAAATCTCAACTTCTCTCAAAGAAACCACAAAACAGCATCACCATCAGACTCGCCAGTTCTGCACCGTCTTGGAAGAATGGCATGTTCAGTTCGATACACTTGTCACCCATCAGAAGCAGTACATTAACTCTCTCAACAACTGGCTGAAGCTAAATCTAATCCCCATCGAGAGTAGTCTTAAAGAGAAAGTTTCATCACCTCCAAGGCCTCAGCGCCCGCCAATCCAAGCTCTTCTCCACTCATGGCATGACCGTCTTGAGAAACTTCCCGATGAAGTCGCCAAATCAGCTATCTCCTCTTTCGCGGCAGTCATCAAAACCATCTTGCTGCACCAGGAAGAGGAGATGAAACTGAAAGAGAAATGCGAAGAAACACGAAGAGAGTTTATACGGAAGAAGCAAGGTTTTGAGGATTGGTATCAAAAACATTTGCAAAAGAGAGGGCCAACAGAGGAAGCTGAAGGCGGGGACGACGCAACAACAAGCTCCAGAGATCATGTCACAGAGAGGAGAATTGCTGTGGAGACACTGAAGAAAAggcttgaagaagaagaagaagctcaccAGAGACATTGTGTTCAGGTGAGGGAGAAATCTCTAAACAGTTTGAAGATCAGATTGCCTGAGATCTTCAGGGCACTGTCTGATTATGCTCACGCTTGTGCTGACTCATATGAGAAGCTCAGAATCATATCGCAGAGTCAGAAATCAAACGGTGGAGCCACTGAATCTTCTTGA
- a CDS encoding putative nucleic-acid protein (BEST Arabidopsis thaliana protein match is: nucleic acid binding;zinc ion binding (TAIR:AT5G36228.1); Has 1807 Blast hits to 1807 proteins in 277 species: Archae - 0; Bacteria - 0; Metazoa - 736; Fungi - 347; Plants - 385; Viruses - 0; Other Eukaryotes - 339 (source: NCBI BLink).), with protein sequence MADEIWHDIQYMVLGRDDPELFVPQAAYGVVVAGNRLSLIARPLNIHAQHLRRVLRALPRSWGMASRVHGRIIDDRCIQFRFRSGIDLASVMLRGPWLFNQWFVPLQRWEDFPRADFLTYIDLWVQVRGIPLYVSTMTVRFIASTLGPVTGLDFDEETSTQIAFIRVKVRISITDRMRFFRRVRFESREGDHHNDGAHVVDDEADVLMVPVWEEGGGSNNPTPPPPANHSSSSDISSHRPISQAPTSASPGLDLNEPAIEHLPSSVPLVSPKALSDDSTTPTAINDQSRYACGESSKRRKGKQIDLTPDKKKKQYRKDYGVRFYSESDNTP encoded by the exons ATGGCTGATGAGATTTGGCATGATATACAGTACATGGTTTTGGGTCGTGATGATCCAGAACTTTTTGTACCTCAGGCAGCTTatggtgttgttgttgctggCAACAGACTGAGTCTTATTGCAAGACCGCTTAACATCCATGCTCAACACCTCAGAAGAGTACTTAGGGCCTTGCCTCGCAGCTGGGGTATGGCTTCTCGTGTACATGGCCGCATCATTGATGATAGGTGCATCCAGTTTCGTTTTCGCTCTGGTATTGACTTGGCTTCGGTCATGCTGAGAGGCCCATGGTTATTCAACCAATGGTTTGTACCTCTGCAGAGATGGGAAGACTTTCCCCGTGCTGACTTTCTTACCTATATTGATCTTTGGGTTCAAGTTAGAGGCATACCTCTCTATGTGTCTACTATGACTGTCAGGTTTATTGCTAGTACTCTGGGGCCAGTCACGGGgcttgattttgatgaagagaCCTCTACTCAGATAGCCTTTATCAGAGTGAAAGTGAGGATTTCCATCACGGATAGGATGCGTTTCTTTCGACGGGTGCGGTTTGAATCACGAGAAG GGGATCACCATAATGATGGTGCtcatgttgttgatgatgaagcgGATGTTTTGATGGTTCCTGTTTGGGAAGAGGGAGGGGGATCGAACAATCCTACACCCCCTCCACCTGCGAATCACTCTTCAAGTTCTGATATCTCTTCTCACAGACCTATATCACAGGCACCAACCTCTGCTTCACCGGGTTTAGACTTGAATGAACCTGCTATTGAACATCTTCCTTCAAGTGTTCCATTAGTAAGTCCTAAAGCTCTCTCTGATGATTCCACCACTCCTACTGCTATTAATGATCAATCAAGATATGCATGTGGTGAGAGTTCTAAACGCAGAAAAGGAAAGCAGATTGACCTTACTCctgataaaaagaagaaacaatatcGCAAAGATTATGGAGTAAGGTTTTATTCGGAGTCTGATAACACACCATAG
- the RD22 gene encoding BURP domain-containing protein (RESPONSIVE TO DESSICATION 22 (RD22); FUNCTIONS IN: nutrient reservoir activity; INVOLVED IN: response to desiccation, response to salt stress, response to abscisic acid stimulus; LOCATED IN: endomembrane system; EXPRESSED IN: 21 plant structures; EXPRESSED DURING: 13 growth stages; CONTAINS InterPro DOMAIN/s: BURP (InterPro:IPR004873); BEST Arabidopsis thaliana protein match is: unknown seed protein like 1 (TAIR:AT1G49320.1); Has 1807 Blast hits to 1807 proteins in 277 species: Archae - 0; Bacteria - 0; Metazoa - 736; Fungi - 347; Plants - 385; Viruses - 0; Other Eukaryotes - 339 (source: NCBI BLink).), which yields MAIRLPLICLLGSFMVVAIAADLTPERYWSTALPNTPIPNSLHNLLTFDFTDEKSTNVQVGKGGVNVNTHKGKTGSGTAVNVGKGGVRVDTGKGKPGGGTHVSVGSGKGHGGGVAVHTGKPGKRTDVGVGKGGVTVHTRHKGRPIYVGVKPGANPFVYNYAAKETQLHDDPNAALFFLEKDLVRGKEMNVRFNAEDGYGGKTAFLPRGEAETVPFGSEKFSETLKRFSVEAGSEEAEMMKKTIEECEARKVSGEEKYCATSLESMVDFSVSKLGKYHVRAVSTEVAKKNAPMQKYKIAAAGVKKLSDDKSVVCHKQKYPFAVFYCHKAMMTTVYAVPLEGENGMRAKAVAVCHKNTSAWNPNHLAFKVLKVKPGTVPVCHFLPETHVVWFSY from the exons ATGGCGATTCGTCTTCCTCTGATCTGTCTTCTTGGTTCATTCATG GTAGTGGCGATTGCGGCTGATTTAACACCGGAGCGTTATTGGAGCACTGCTTTACCAAACACTCCCATTCCCAACTCTCTCCATAATCTTTTGACTTTCg attttaCCGACGAGAAAAGTACCAACGTCCAAGTAGGTAAAGGCGGAGTAAACGTTAACACCCATAAAGGTAAAACCGGTAGCGGAACCGCCGTGAACGTTGGAAAGGGAGGTGTACGCGTGGACACAGGCAAGGGCAAGCCCGGAGGAGGGACACACGTGAGCGTTGGCAGCGGAAAAGGTCACGGAGGTGGCGTCGCAGTCCACACGGGTAAACCCGGTAAAAGAACCGACGTAGGAGTCGGTAAAGGCGGTGTGACGGTGCACACGCGCCACAAGGGAAGACCGATTTACGTTGGTGTGAAACCAGGAGCAAACCCTTTCGTGTATAACTATGCAGCGAAGGAGACTCAGCTCCACGACGATCCTAACGcggctctcttcttcttggagAAGGACTTGGTTCGCGGGAAAGAAATGAATGTCCGGTTTAACGCTGAGGATGGTTACGGAGGCAAAACTGCGTTCTTGCCACGTGGAGAGGCTGAAACGGTGCCTTTTGGATCGGAGAAGTTTTCGGAGACGTTGAAACGTTTCTCGGTGGAAGCTGGTTCGGAAGAAgcggagatgatgaagaagaccaTTGAGGAGTGTGAAGCCAGAAAAGTTAGTGGAGAGGAGAAGTATTGTGCGACGTCTTTGGAGTCGATGGTCGACTTTAGTGTTTCGAAACTTGGTAAATATCACGTCAGGGCTGTTTCCACTGAG GTGGCTAAGAAGAACGCACCGATGCAGAAGTACAAAATCGCGGCGGCTGGGGTAAAGAAGTTGTCTGACGATAAATCTGTGGTGTGTCACAAACAGAAGTACCCATTCGCGGTGTTCTACTGCCACAAGGCGATGATGACGACCGTCTACGCGGTTCCGCTCGAGGGAGAGAACGGGATGCGAGCTAAAGCAGTTGCGGTATGCCACAAGAACACCTCAGCTTGGAACCCAAACCACTTGGCCTTCAAAGTCTTAAAGGTGAAGCCAGGGACCGTTCCGGTCTGCCACTTCCTCCCGGAGACTCATGTTGTGTGGTTCAGCTACTAG